CCGACATCCGGCCCTCCGGCCGGTACGGCAGGCTCATGATCGACGAGGTGGACGGTGGGTACTGGTGCGTCCTGCGGAAGCTCCGGGTGCAGTAGGCTCGGCACGATTCCCGGCGACCCGGGGGTGAACGGTGGAGATCAGCCGGCCTACCGGCCGGCGAATCAGACGGAGCGCCTCGCGCGGGTAGGGGATGGTAGTGGCTGTGCGTCAAGTGGTGGATCTCGTACCGCTGTCGTCCGGTGCGTGATGTCCCACCTCGACCCCTACGGTGGCGCCGAGGCCCGCGGCTGGGACCGCCCGGATCGGCCGACCTCGTTGCCCTGGCCCGACCCGGACGTCGAACCCGGCCCGTGGTCGCGCGGCCCGCGCCCCGGCGCTGAGCTCTCCGCCGAGCCGCGTACCCGCCCGCGCCCGCCGGCCGACAACCCGTACGCCCGACCCGTCGACGACCGGGACGAACCGGCCGGGACCGGCTTCGCCTCCCGACCCGAGCCGTTCGACGACCGGGACGTCCCCGGGCGGTACGACGAATCGGCCGGTCCGTACGACGACCGGAACCGCCCGCGTGACCTCCCCGACGGTGGCCCTCGGCGACCCGAGGAGAACGGGCGTCGCGACCTGGCGCACGAGGACGCGCCGACGGCGCAGTTCGCCCCGGTGCCCTCCGACGACGGTCCGGACCACGACGACGCGCCGACCACCCTGCTCGCCCCCGTGCCCGCCGAGGACACGCCGGAACCCGACGCGGATCCGGCGCAGTCCCGACGCCACCGGGGCCGACGGCGGGCCGGTGCCGGTCGCCCGGCCACTCCGCAGACGCCGAGCCGTGCCGGCCGGAACCTGCCGGCCGCCATCGCCGTCGGGGCCAGCCTCGGCGCTGCCACCCTGCTGCCGCTGTTCCTGTACACCCCGGCGTTCCTGTTGCTGATCGCGGCGGCCTACGGCGTGGGCATCTGGGAGATGTCCCGGGCGGTACGCCGTGGCGGCGCCCGGGTCCCGTTGATCCCGATGATCGCCGGTGGCGTGCTCACCGTCACCCTGGCCTGGTTCGCCGGCCTGGACGCGCTCCTGCTCGGCCTGCTGGTCACCCTCGCGGGCACCCTGGTCTGGCGGCTCGGGGACGGTGTCGCCGGCCTCCGGCGGGACATGACCGCGGCCACCCTCATCGCGGTGTACGTGCCCTTCCTCGGCGGCTTCGCCGCGCTGCTCGCCGCCTCGCCCGGGGACGGCCCGCTGCGGGTGCTGGTCACCCTGGTCGCGGTGGTGCTCTCCGACACCGGCGGCTACGCGGCCGGCGCCAACTTCGGCAAGCACCCGATGGCGCCGACGATCAGCCCGAAGAAGTCCTGGGAGGGGCTGGTCGGCTCGATGGGCGCGGCAGCGCTGGGCAGCGCCGTGCTGCTCTGGTTGCTGTTCGACGTGGCCCCCTGGTGGGGTGCGGTGTTCGGGATGGCGATCTCGGCGGCGGCGGTCCTCGGTGACCTTGCCGAGTCCATGATCAAGCGCGATCTGGGCGTGAAGGACATGAGCAACCTGCTGCCCGGGCACGGCGGGCTGATGGACCGGCTCGACTCGGTGCTGTTCGCGGTGCCGACCGCGTACCTGCTGCTCGTCGTCTTCGTGCCGGCGGTGAACTGAGGCATGGACCACGCCGGGGTGCCCGGGTCGCGCAGGGGGTGGGAGCGTCTCTGCTCCCTCCGGACGGGTGCGTTCCTCGGCGGGCGTGCCAGACTGGACGTGCCATGACGAGTCTGCCCCTGATCCCGGTCGACCCGGACGCGCCCGGCGCGCGCCGGGCGGCGATGCCCCCGCAACACCTCGCCGACCTCGACCTGAACGGTCGCAAGGAGTTGGTGACGGAGCTGGGGGAGCCGGCCTTCCGGGCCCGCCAGATCTCCACCCACTACTTCGGCCGCCTGGTGCGGGACCCGGCGCTGATGACCGACCTGCCGGCGGCGTCCCGTGACCGGCTCGCCGACCGGCTGCTGCCCCGGCTGCTCAACCCGATACGCGAGATGGCCTGCGACGACGGGGCGACCCGAAAGGCGCTCTGGCGGCTGCACGACGGCTCGCTGGTGGAGAGCGTGCTGATGGGCTACCCGGACCGGGTCACCGTCTGCATCTCCAGCCAGGCCGGATGCGGCATGGCCTGCCCGTTCTGCGCCACCGGCCAGGCCGGGCTGACCCGCAACCTGTCCACCGCCGAGATCGTCGACCAGGCGGTGTACCTGGCCGGGGTGGCCGCCTCCGGCGCCGTCGCCGGGTCACCGCCGAGACTCTCGCACGTGGTCTTCATGGGCATGGGGGAGCCGCTGGCGAACTACAACCGGGTGATCGCGGCGATCCGTCGGTTGGTCGCGCCGGCCCCCGAGGGCCTCGGTCTGTCGCAGCGCCACATCACCGTCTCCACCGTCGGCCTGGTGCCGGCCATCAACCGGCTGGCCAGCGAAGACCTGTCGGTGACTCTTGCGTTGTCGCTGCATGCGCCCGATGATGAGCTGCGCGACGAACTCGTGCCGGTCAACCAGCGCTGGAAGGTTTCCGAGGTGCTGGCGGCGGCCTGGGCCTACGCGGCCCGGACAGGGCGTCGCGTGTCGATCGAATACGCGATGATCAAGGACGTGAACGACCAGCCGTGGCGGGCGGATCTGCTCGGGCGGCTGCTGGCCGGCAAGCTGGCCCACGTGAACCTGATTCCGCTCAACCCGACTCCGGGCAGCCGCTGGGACGCCAGCCCGAAGCCGGTCGAGCGGGAGTTCGTCCGGCGGTTGCGCGACGCCGGGGTGTCCACCACGGTGCGGGACACCCGAGGTCGCGAGATCGACGGGGCATGTGGGCAGTTGGCCGCCGCTGAGGACAGGGGCACCGGCCCGGCCGGGGAGATGTCAGCGTGACCGGGCGTGGCGAACGAGACCAGGAGACATAGTGGCGAGTCAGGGTCAGCGTTTCCGGCGTAAGGCGCTCCGCCGGGGCTACAAGGTTGACGAGGTGGACACTTTCCTGGACCGGGTCGAGGCGACTCTCGCGGGTCAGCCCGTCGGTGCCCCGGTGCTCTCGCAGGAGGTCCACGACGTCGTCTTCCGGGTCCGCTTCAACGGCTACGACGAGTGGCAGGTCGACCTGCACCTCGACCGGGTCGAGCGGCAGCTGGCCGAGTTGGAGGAGCGCGGCGGTACGGGTGGCGTCCGGGGCAGCGACTCCGGGATGGGCTCGTCGGACCGGATGGCGCCGCCGGACCGGATGGGCCCGCCCGACCGCATGGGTCCGCCGGACCGGATGGGCCCGCCGATGCGCGACGAGCGGGGCATGGCCCCGGTGCCGCCGATGCCGCCCCGGTCGATGCCCGCACAGGCCGGCCGCTACGACGAACCGACCGGTGCCTTCGCCGGCGGGTACGACTCCCCGCGCGGCGGGTACGACGGGCCGCGTGGTGGCGGTCCGATGGGCCCCGGTGGCCCGATGGGACCGCCCGGCGGACAGATGGGTCACGGCGGCCCGCCGCCGCGCGGCCTGCCCGCCGGTTCCGGCGGGTACGGTCCGCCCGAGGGGCGCGGCGGGTACGGCCCGCAGGACGGCCCGGGTGGGTACGGCTCACCTGACGGTCCCGGCGGATACGGTCCGCCGGACGGCCCAGGTGGGTACGGTTCGCAGGACGGCCCCGGTGGGTACGGCGCACCGGACTACGGTCCGCCGGACGGTCCGGGCGGATACGGTCCGCCGGAAGGTCGGGGCAGATACGGCCCACCGGAGGGTCGGGGCGGCTACGGTCCGCCGGACGAGCAGCGGTTCGACGGCTTCGAGGCGGGACGCCACGGTCGGGCCGACATGACCGCGGAGATCCGAATGCCGGACCGCGAGCCGCGTCGTGGCCCGCAGGGAGGCCCACCCGGCCTGCCGCAGCAGGCGATCGGCGGCCCGTCGATGGGCGTGCCCTCCCTGGGTGCCCCGCCGGCCATGACCGGCCCGCCGATGGCCGGGCCGCCCGGCAGCGACCTCTACCGGGTGGACGAGATCAGGCGCAGCTTCCAGGTGCGTCGCTTCGGCAGCGGGTACGACCCCGACCAGGTGGACCGGTTCTTCGACACCCTGCTCGGTGGGATGGCCGGCCGGAACCCGATGCCGGTCAACCCGAAGGACCTGGACACGCTTCGGTTCGGGCTGGTGCAGGGCGGCTACTTCGAGGCCGAGGTCGACTCCGCGCTGAAGAACGTGCAGGACATCCTCTTCGGCCGCTGAGACACCACGACGAGAGCCGCCCTGCCTGGCGGCACGACGAGGGCCCGCCCCCTGGGGGACGGGCCCTCGTCGTACGTCGTGTCTCCGGTCGGCTCAGGAGCGCAGGCCGTTGCGCCGCAGCACCGAGTCGCCGATCACGATGAGCAGCAGGAGCGCGGCGACCCCGATCAGCCAGAGGTCCTCGACCCTGCCCTCGTGGTTGCCGCAGAGCATGGCCAGCATCGCGAACGCGGTGAGGACCGCGCCGATCCGCCCGGCCTTGCGGTGCCCGGGCTTGTGCTGGTCTGGCGACGTTACCGGCTCGCTTCCCGCCACTGTCGGTCCTTCCTCGCGTTCGGATCTCCGGCTAGTCTGGCACGCCACCCGGGAGGGGACCTGCGGTGGGGCGGATACGCGGGGCCGGACGGGCCGCTCCTACCTCGGGACCTTCGGCCCGGCCGGGTGGGGCGGGCGACTATGGCGGCGTCGCGGGGCGCAGACCAGACTGCCTCCGGTAGCGTTCTGACGTACACCTTGATTGTCTTTTTTGAGGGGGAACTGCGGTGCGAGTGACCGGTACCGGGCACGCGAGCATGCGGATCGACACGGCTGCGGGCAGCATCCTGTGCGACCCGTGGGTGAACCCGGCCTACTTCGCCTCCTGGTTCCCGTTCCCGGACAACTCGTTGCTCGACTGGGAGACCCTCGGCGACGTTGACTACCTGTACGTCTCCCACCTGCACCGGGACCACTTCGACGCGGCGCACCTGAAGCGGTACGTGTCGAAGAAGGCCACCGTGCTGCTGCCGGAGTTCCCCACCTCGGAGATGGAGGACGAGTTCCGGGCGTTGGGCTTCACGAAGTTCCTGAAGACCCGCAACGAGGAGGTGTACGAGCTGGACGGTGGCCTGAAGATCATGATCCAGGCGCTGACCAGCCCGACCGACGGCCCGATCGGAGACTCCTCACTCTGGGTGGAGTACGACGGTGTCCGGCTGCTCAACCAGAACGACGCCCGTCCCACCGACCTGACCACCTTCGCCGAGCTGGGACACGTGCACGCACACCTGCTCCAGTTCTCCGGCGCGATCTGGTACCCGATGGTCTACGAGCTGCCGCAGTCGGCGAAGACGGCGTTCGGTAAGCAGAAGCGGGACCGGCAGTTCGACCGCACCTGGCGCTACATCGACGACCTCAAGGCCGACCACGTCTTCCCGATCGCCGGCCCGCCGTGCTTCCTCGACGACGAGCTGTGGCAGTTCAACGACATCTTCGGTGACGAGGGGAACATCTTCCCCGACCAGTCGGTCTTCCTGAGCGAGTACGCCAAGGTCGGCGGCACCAACGGCATCGTGCTGCTGCCCGGCAGCGTCGCCGAGGTGACCACCGAGGGGGCGACCACCACCCACCCGGTCCCGATCGAGGAGTTCTTCGCGAACAAGGTCGCCCACCTGGAGGAGATGCGCGAGCGCAAGCGGCCGGTGATCGAGGCGGAGAAGGCGTCCTGGCGGCACCCCGAGGTGGACGTGCTCAAGGAGATGAAGCGCCGGATCGAGCCGCTGCTGGACGAGTCGATCTATCTCGCCAAGGGTGTCGGTGGTCCGGTCCGCTTCGACCTGGTGGGCTACGACGGCGAGAGCGTCGAATCCATCGTGGTCGACTTCCCCGGCAAGCAGGTCCGGCCGTACGCGGACGAGAAGGTGCGCTACCGGTTCCGCACCGAACGGGCGCTGGTGGAGCACCTGCTGCACATCGACGAGGTGGACTGGGTCAACTCGCTCTTCCTCTCCTGCCGCTTCTCGGCCGCCCGGATCGGCCAGTACAACGAGTTCGTGTACGCCTTCTTCAAGTGCCTCTCCACCGAGCGCCTCCAGTACGCCGAGGGTTGGTACGACGAGCACGAGCGGGCGGTGGACGCCGAGGACATCACCCTGGGCGACTGGGTGGTGCAGCGGCGCTGCCCGCACCTGAAGGCCGACCTGAGCCGGTTCGGCATCGTCGAGGGCGACCAGCTCACCTGCCAGCTGCACGGATGGCGTTTCGACCTGCCCAGCGGCCGTTGCCTGACCAGCGTGGGGCACAAGGTCCGCGCTCACCGGGTCGGCGAGGAGGCTCCGGAGAGCCCGCAGCCCGCAACCTGACGGATGTAAGGAAGGGCACCTTATTAACGCCTCGTGCATAGTAGGGGGCCCTTCCTAACATCTCGGGCCGGCGGCCGAGCATCTCGGGCCGGCCGCCGAGGTGCCATGGGTGGCGTAACCGTCGAATTGCGACGCTGACTACGATTCCGGGCATGCAATCGTCCCCCGGCGTCATCGTGTCCGAATCCGCGCTCGGCTCAACGATCTCCGCGTACCGCACCTGTGAGCTGGCGACGCTCGCCAAGGACGGCACACCGGTCGCCTGGCCGACGTCCGGGCTGCTCCGTCCGGACGGCACGATCATGCTCACCACCTCGTTGGGGTATCCGCAGAAGGCGTTCAACGTGCGCCGCGACGGCCGGGTGGCGCTGCTCTTCTCCGACCCCACGGCCAGCGGCCTGACCACACCCGAGCAGATCCTGGTACGCGGCACGGCGCACTGCCCCGACGAGGTGCACACCGATCCGGCCGGGGACCTGGGCGTCTTCTGGACCCGGATGTTCCAGCGTCAGCCGAACTGCCGCAAGTACCTCGACTGGCCGGCGACCATGTTCACCGACTTCTACTTCATGCGACTGCTGATCACCGTCACCCCGACCGAGGTGACCACCCGTCCGCTGCCGACCACCACCGAAGCCGGTGCGGTATCGGCTGAGAGCGGGGCGGCTGCTCCGCTGATCGGCGCGGAGGTGCTGGCGGCGTACCCCAGTGTGGTGCTGGCGGCCCGGGACGGTGCCGGCGCACCGCTGCTGGTGCGGACCACCGCGACTGCCGGGTCGGACGGCTACCGGGTGGTGGTGCCGGACGGGGTGGACCCGGTCGAGGGCGCGGCGAGTCTGCTGGTGCACCGGCACGACGCGCAGTTGTGGAGCCTGCACAACGCCAACGTGCGCGGTGAGCTGGTCCGTAGCGCCGACGGCTGGACGCTGCGCCCGCACAGACTGGTCGAGCCGGCGGCCCGGCACAAGGCCCGGATGACGGATTCGCTGCGTACGGTGCGGACCACCCGGGCCGCGACCCGTCGCTACCTGGACCGGCGAGGCTTGCCGCGTCCCGCCGTCCCGTGGGCGGCCTACCGCGCCCTGCGCCCGGCTGACTGAGCCGTGCAGGTGTGCAGGTGTTAGGAAGGGACCCCTCCTATACACGAGGCGTTAATAGGGTGCCCTTCCTTACACCGCACCCCTCGGTGTGGGCGG
Above is a window of Verrucosispora sp. NA02020 DNA encoding:
- a CDS encoding DivIVA domain-containing protein, which gives rise to MASQGQRFRRKALRRGYKVDEVDTFLDRVEATLAGQPVGAPVLSQEVHDVVFRVRFNGYDEWQVDLHLDRVERQLAELEERGGTGGVRGSDSGMGSSDRMAPPDRMGPPDRMGPPDRMGPPMRDERGMAPVPPMPPRSMPAQAGRYDEPTGAFAGGYDSPRGGYDGPRGGGPMGPGGPMGPPGGQMGHGGPPPRGLPAGSGGYGPPEGRGGYGPQDGPGGYGSPDGPGGYGPPDGPGGYGSQDGPGGYGAPDYGPPDGPGGYGPPEGRGRYGPPEGRGGYGPPDEQRFDGFEAGRHGRADMTAEIRMPDREPRRGPQGGPPGLPQQAIGGPSMGVPSLGAPPAMTGPPMAGPPGSDLYRVDEIRRSFQVRRFGSGYDPDQVDRFFDTLLGGMAGRNPMPVNPKDLDTLRFGLVQGGYFEAEVDSALKNVQDILFGR
- a CDS encoding phosphatidate cytidylyltransferase, giving the protein MSHLDPYGGAEARGWDRPDRPTSLPWPDPDVEPGPWSRGPRPGAELSAEPRTRPRPPADNPYARPVDDRDEPAGTGFASRPEPFDDRDVPGRYDESAGPYDDRNRPRDLPDGGPRRPEENGRRDLAHEDAPTAQFAPVPSDDGPDHDDAPTTLLAPVPAEDTPEPDADPAQSRRHRGRRRAGAGRPATPQTPSRAGRNLPAAIAVGASLGAATLLPLFLYTPAFLLLIAAAYGVGIWEMSRAVRRGGARVPLIPMIAGGVLTVTLAWFAGLDALLLGLLVTLAGTLVWRLGDGVAGLRRDMTAATLIAVYVPFLGGFAALLAASPGDGPLRVLVTLVAVVLSDTGGYAAGANFGKHPMAPTISPKKSWEGLVGSMGAAALGSAVLLWLLFDVAPWWGAVFGMAISAAAVLGDLAESMIKRDLGVKDMSNLLPGHGGLMDRLDSVLFAVPTAYLLLVVFVPAVN
- the rlmN gene encoding 23S rRNA (adenine(2503)-C(2))-methyltransferase RlmN, which produces MTSLPLIPVDPDAPGARRAAMPPQHLADLDLNGRKELVTELGEPAFRARQISTHYFGRLVRDPALMTDLPAASRDRLADRLLPRLLNPIREMACDDGATRKALWRLHDGSLVESVLMGYPDRVTVCISSQAGCGMACPFCATGQAGLTRNLSTAEIVDQAVYLAGVAASGAVAGSPPRLSHVVFMGMGEPLANYNRVIAAIRRLVAPAPEGLGLSQRHITVSTVGLVPAINRLASEDLSVTLALSLHAPDDELRDELVPVNQRWKVSEVLAAAWAYAARTGRRVSIEYAMIKDVNDQPWRADLLGRLLAGKLAHVNLIPLNPTPGSRWDASPKPVEREFVRRLRDAGVSTTVRDTRGREIDGACGQLAAAEDRGTGPAGEMSA
- a CDS encoding Rieske 2Fe-2S domain-containing protein, with amino-acid sequence MRVTGTGHASMRIDTAAGSILCDPWVNPAYFASWFPFPDNSLLDWETLGDVDYLYVSHLHRDHFDAAHLKRYVSKKATVLLPEFPTSEMEDEFRALGFTKFLKTRNEEVYELDGGLKIMIQALTSPTDGPIGDSSLWVEYDGVRLLNQNDARPTDLTTFAELGHVHAHLLQFSGAIWYPMVYELPQSAKTAFGKQKRDRQFDRTWRYIDDLKADHVFPIAGPPCFLDDELWQFNDIFGDEGNIFPDQSVFLSEYAKVGGTNGIVLLPGSVAEVTTEGATTTHPVPIEEFFANKVAHLEEMRERKRPVIEAEKASWRHPEVDVLKEMKRRIEPLLDESIYLAKGVGGPVRFDLVGYDGESVESIVVDFPGKQVRPYADEKVRYRFRTERALVEHLLHIDEVDWVNSLFLSCRFSAARIGQYNEFVYAFFKCLSTERLQYAEGWYDEHERAVDAEDITLGDWVVQRRCPHLKADLSRFGIVEGDQLTCQLHGWRFDLPSGRCLTSVGHKVRAHRVGEEAPESPQPAT
- a CDS encoding DUF2631 domain-containing protein, which gives rise to MAGSEPVTSPDQHKPGHRKAGRIGAVLTAFAMLAMLCGNHEGRVEDLWLIGVAALLLLIVIGDSVLRRNGLRS
- a CDS encoding pyridoxamine 5'-phosphate oxidase family protein, with the protein product MQSSPGVIVSESALGSTISAYRTCELATLAKDGTPVAWPTSGLLRPDGTIMLTTSLGYPQKAFNVRRDGRVALLFSDPTASGLTTPEQILVRGTAHCPDEVHTDPAGDLGVFWTRMFQRQPNCRKYLDWPATMFTDFYFMRLLITVTPTEVTTRPLPTTTEAGAVSAESGAAAPLIGAEVLAAYPSVVLAARDGAGAPLLVRTTATAGSDGYRVVVPDGVDPVEGAASLLVHRHDAQLWSLHNANVRGELVRSADGWTLRPHRLVEPAARHKARMTDSLRTVRTTRAATRRYLDRRGLPRPAVPWAAYRALRPAD